TGCTGTCGGCTCACCTCCTGTCGGGTCGCTCAGGGATGCAGTTGGAGTCTGGGTGGCCGTGTGCAGGACCTCTGCTGAGGATGGCTGAGGAAGCAGCCAGGAAGTTACTGCCtggtgtgtgtacacacacacacacacacacgcacatacacacacagcctgcctccctctctttttgctgatgtgtgtttgctgtggctCAGCCTTCCAGACTCCCACTGGGATGCCGTACGGCACGGTGAACCTGCTTCATGGCGTCAGCCCCTCGGAGACGCCCGTCACCTGCACCGCTGGAGTGGGAACCTTCATTTTGGAGTTCGCTACGCTGAGTCGCCTCACCGGGGACCCCGTGTTTGAGGAAGTAGCACGCAAAGCACTGAGAGCCCTCTGGAAGACCAGATCTGACATTGGATTGGTAAGTTGTACAAGTTTCAACACTGGTTAGAAAATAGTCCACTATTTTAATTCATTGATGTCTGACACATTGCTAATCATTGCGTAGCCGTTGTTGAAGTCATTATtttcgatgtgtgtgtgtgtgtaggtggggAACCACATAGACATCTTGTCTAAAAAGTGGGTGGCTCAAGATTCAGGAATCGGCGCCGGTGTGGACTCGTACTTTGAGTATCTAGTTAAAGGAGCGATCATGCTGCAGGATGAAGAGCTGCTCACGATGTTCCAGGGTAACCCAGAGCATCCACCACTCCTGTTACATACTGTTACACACTGTTATTCTCTAATGCACAGTGTCAGCCACCCCAGGTTGCCATACTGATTCtggtttttatgtgtgtgtgggtgtgtgtgtttgtgcgtgtctCAGCTTTCGATCAAGTCATCCAGAACTACACCCGTTTTGATGACTGGTATCTGTGGGTCCACATGCACAAAGGAACTGTGTCCATGCCCGTTTTCCAGAGCCTGGAGTCCTTCTGGCCCGGcctgcaggtacacacacacacacacacacacacacacacacacacacacacacacacacacacacacacacacacacacacacacacacacacacacactctgagttCTATTTTACTACGTCTCGTAGTCTCTTCTGGGGAACATGGACGCTGCCGTCAGAACCTTCCAGAACTATTATTCTGTGTGGAGACAGTTTGGAGGTCTCCCTGAGTTCTACAGCATCCCTCAGGGCTACACTGTGGACAAGAGGGAGGGCTACCCCCTCAGGCCAGGTCAGGAAGTGcaccatctcacacacacactctcacacacttttctccagctgcaggacctaaaggctgctgtgtgtgtttcagagctgATTGAGAGTGCCATGTACCTGTTCAGAGCCACGGGAGACCACACCTACCTGCAGATGGGCTTCGACGCTCTGGAGTCCATCGAGAGGATTGCCAAGACTCCCTGTGGATACGCCAGCGTGAgtgttttgcacacacacacacacacactggtactGACTCTCAGCAGCTCCACTACTCTGTGATTGATCAGCTGCTTTCTTCCTCTCAGGTTAAAGATTTGCGCGACCACCAGTTGGACAACCGCATGGAGTCCTTCTTCCTTGCAGAGACGGTGAAGTACCTGTACCTGCTCTTTGACCCCACGCATTTCCTGCACGGCGGGGGCTCTGAGGGCGACGGCTGGTGGGAGGCGGGGGGCGAGGCAGGGGACTGTGttttgggggcgggggggttcaTCTTCAACACGGAGGCCCACCCCCTGGACCCGGCGGCACTGTACTGCTGCAGCCGCCACAGCAGAGACCGCCAGCAGCTCCGGGAGCTCCTGCTCAGCCCGTCGCAGCCGCCcgccgaggccccgcccaccaaggccccgcccactggccAATCGGAGACTATTGCGCTGAAGCCCGGAGAGCGGAAGACGCCCCCCCTGCTGTCCTGCCCCGTCCAGCCCTTCAGTGCCCGCCTCACCGTCCTGGGACAAGTTTTCAGCGATGCCACGTGAGACCGGCTGAGCAGCAGACCTGCTGAGAACTGTTGAGTCCACCTGAGATCAGGTTCAGGCGTGGAGTGGCTGACGCGGATTGTGAGGGTCTCTCTTCACCATCAGCCAAACCGATGAAGGACCTGCAGAGGACTGTGGCGGTTCTGGGACCTCAGATCCCTGAGAGACTGCTGAAGGTTTATT
The DNA window shown above is from Salarias fasciatus chromosome 20, fSalaFa1.1, whole genome shotgun sequence and carries:
- the edem2 gene encoding ER degradation-enhancing alpha-mannosidase-like protein 2 — encoded protein: MRPLACAALFVCLWCGAEAREFTEEEMSAVRQRIKSMFYHAYNSYLDNAFPYDELRPLTCDGQDTWGSFSLTLIDALDTLLVLGNRTEFQRVASLLQDTIDFDIDVNASVFETNIRVVGGLLSAHLLSGRSGMQLESGWPCAGPLLRMAEEAARKLLPAFQTPTGMPYGTVNLLHGVSPSETPVTCTAGVGTFILEFATLSRLTGDPVFEEVARKALRALWKTRSDIGLVGNHIDILSKKWVAQDSGIGAGVDSYFEYLVKGAIMLQDEELLTMFQAFDQVIQNYTRFDDWYLWVHMHKGTVSMPVFQSLESFWPGLQSLLGNMDAAVRTFQNYYSVWRQFGGLPEFYSIPQGYTVDKREGYPLRPELIESAMYLFRATGDHTYLQMGFDALESIERIAKTPCGYASVKDLRDHQLDNRMESFFLAETVKYLYLLFDPTHFLHGGGSEGDGWWEAGGEAGDCVLGAGGFIFNTEAHPLDPAALYCCSRHSRDRQQLRELLLSPSQPPAEAPPTKAPPTGQSETIALKPGERKTPPLLSCPVQPFSARLTVLGQVFSDAT